From a single Solanum dulcamara chromosome 4, daSolDulc1.2, whole genome shotgun sequence genomic region:
- the LOC129886075 gene encoding uncharacterized protein LOC129886075 produces MAWRQILFSNRRLLSSSSNSVASGFASFSSKSNPYIVKVGIPEFLNGVGKGVETHVEKLESEIGDFSKLLVTRTLKLKKLGIPCKHRKLILKYTHKYRLGLWRPRAEPVKA; encoded by the exons ATGGCGTGGAGGCAAATTCTATTTTCCAACAGAAGATTACTTTCATCATCTTCAAATTCTGTAGCTTCTGGGTTCGCTAGCTTTTCCTCCAAATCCAATCCATACATAG TGAAGGTGGGGATTCCAGAGTTTTTGAATGGAGTAGGGAAGGGGGTAGAGACGCACGTTGAGAAGCTTGAATCGGAGATTGGAGATTTCTCGAAGCTTCTTGTTACTCGAACTCTTAAGCTCAAGAAACTTGGCATCCCTTGTAAACAT AGAAAGCTGATACTGAAGTACACCCACAAATATAGGCTGGGACTTTGGAGGCCCAGAGCTGAGCCTGTGAAAGCTTAA
- the LOC129886074 gene encoding uncharacterized protein LOC129886074 isoform X1, with the protein MDHIQLRESDFEIDLESGGTTSDEDGRNNRDLTGETSNKELYKVGSGFRGVQSCNGSVRNQDGSNTYNKMLSADDLSVRCTEIWSNKVREEMEKLGDNKMDIEKTRKPKPPKPPRPPKGPSLDASDAKFVKEISELAIWKRRRTERIKALKKIKKESGSSSRMNILATVITIIFFLIIIFQDQGLWIWN; encoded by the exons ATGGATCATATACAGTTGAGGGAAAGTGATTTCGAGATAGATTTGGAGAGTGGGGGAACAACTAGTGATGAAGATGGCAGAAATAACCGTGATCTGACTGGGGAAACTTCTAATAAAGAGTTGTATAAAGTGGGGAGTGGATTTCGTGGAGTTCAATCGTGCAATGGATCTGTAAGGAACCAAGATGGTTCAAATACATATAACAAGATGTTAAGTGCTGATGACCTATCTGTTAGGTGTACAGAAATTTGGTCAAACAAGGTCAGGGAAGAGATGGAAAAATTGGGGGACAACAAAATGGATATTGAGAAGACAAGGAAGCCAAAGCCTCCTAAACCACCTAGACCCCCAAAGGGACCATCACTGGATGCCTCTGATGCTAAGTTCGTCAAGGAAATATCTGAGCTTGCTATATGGAAGCGTAGAAGGACCGAAAGAATTAAGGCACTGAAGAAAATTAAAAAGGAGAGTGGATCATCTTCGAGGATGAATATATTAGCGACGGTGATCACAATTATCTTCttcttgattattatatttCAAG ATCAGGGTTTGTGGATTTGGAATTAG
- the LOC129886074 gene encoding uncharacterized protein LOC129886074 isoform X3 yields MDHIQLRESDFEIDLESGGTTSDEDGRNNRDLTGETSNKELYKVGSGFRGVQSCNGSVRNQDGSNTYNKMLSADDLSVRCTEIWSNKVREEMEKLGDNKMDIEKTRKPKPPKPPRPPKGPSLDASDAKFVKEISELAIWKRRRTERIKALKKIKKESGSSSRMNILATVFWALVYDTSVCRL; encoded by the exons ATGGATCATATACAGTTGAGGGAAAGTGATTTCGAGATAGATTTGGAGAGTGGGGGAACAACTAGTGATGAAGATGGCAGAAATAACCGTGATCTGACTGGGGAAACTTCTAATAAAGAGTTGTATAAAGTGGGGAGTGGATTTCGTGGAGTTCAATCGTGCAATGGATCTGTAAGGAACCAAGATGGTTCAAATACATATAACAAGATGTTAAGTGCTGATGACCTATCTGTTAGGTGTACAGAAATTTGGTCAAACAAGGTCAGGGAAGAGATGGAAAAATTGGGGGACAACAAAATGGATATTGAGAAGACAAGGAAGCCAAAGCCTCCTAAACCACCTAGACCCCCAAAGGGACCATCACTGGATGCCTCTGATGCTAAGTTCGTCAAGGAAATATCTGAGCTTGCTATATGGAAGCGTAGAAGGACCGAAAGAATTAAGGCACTGAAGAAAATTAAAAAGGAGAGTGGATCATCTTCGAGGATGAATATATTAGCGACG GTGTTTTGGGCTCTCGTGTATGACACCAGTGTCTGTCGCCTTTAA
- the LOC129886074 gene encoding uncharacterized protein LOC129886074 isoform X2 → MDHIQLRESDFEIDLESGGTTSDEDGRNNRDLTGETSNKELYKVGSGFRGVQSCNGSVRNQDGSNTYNKMLSADDLSVRCTEIWSNKVREEMEKLGDNKMDIEKTRKPKPPKPPRPPKGPSLDASDAKFVKEISELAIWKRRRTERIKALKKIKKESGSSSRMNILATVITIIFFLIIIFQGVLGSRV, encoded by the exons ATGGATCATATACAGTTGAGGGAAAGTGATTTCGAGATAGATTTGGAGAGTGGGGGAACAACTAGTGATGAAGATGGCAGAAATAACCGTGATCTGACTGGGGAAACTTCTAATAAAGAGTTGTATAAAGTGGGGAGTGGATTTCGTGGAGTTCAATCGTGCAATGGATCTGTAAGGAACCAAGATGGTTCAAATACATATAACAAGATGTTAAGTGCTGATGACCTATCTGTTAGGTGTACAGAAATTTGGTCAAACAAGGTCAGGGAAGAGATGGAAAAATTGGGGGACAACAAAATGGATATTGAGAAGACAAGGAAGCCAAAGCCTCCTAAACCACCTAGACCCCCAAAGGGACCATCACTGGATGCCTCTGATGCTAAGTTCGTCAAGGAAATATCTGAGCTTGCTATATGGAAGCGTAGAAGGACCGAAAGAATTAAGGCACTGAAGAAAATTAAAAAGGAGAGTGGATCATCTTCGAGGATGAATATATTAGCGACGGTGATCACAATTATCTTCttcttgattattatatttCAAG GTGTTTTGGGCTCTCGTGTATGA
- the LOC129884637 gene encoding uncharacterized protein LOC129884637, producing MYSSYGNTSSGTSSKYHIKFGGQTIETTVTNKAAVADEWANAMLSKYSGKQIVVGLDNEWKPTFSPFTSNKSATLQLCIDNTCLIVQLFYLDEIPQILKKFLANPDFTFVGVEVGEDILKLKNEYGFVCSSQADIRDVAKNKWPGRFSRPGLKDLASEICGLFMPKPKHVCQSNWEARVLSEAQVEYACIDAYASYKIGSKLLMEN from the coding sequence ATGTATTCATCATATGGCAACACTAGTTCTGGCACTAGTTCAAAGTAccacatcaaatttggtggacAAACAATTGAAACAACTGTGACTAACAAAGCTGCTGTTGCCGATGAATGGGCTAATGCAATGCTATCCAAATATTCTGGAAAACAAATAGTTGTGGGCTTAGACAATGAATGGAAGCCCACTTTTAGTCCATTCACAAGTAACAAATCAGCCACGCTTCAACTCTGCATTGACAACACTTGTCTGATCGTCCAGTTGTTTTACTTGGATGAAATCCCACAAATACTCAAGAAATTCCTGGCTAATCCTGATTTCACATTTGTGGGAGTTGAGGTTGGTGAAGATATCCTTAAACTGAAAAATGAGTATGGTTTTGTTTGTTCTAGTCAAGCTGATATTCGTGATGTTGCTAAGAACAAATGGCCTGGTCGATTTTCTCGTCCAGGATTGAAGGATCTTGCTAGTGAGATTTGTGGTCTTTTTATGCCTAAGCCAAAACATGTTTGTCAAAGTAATTGGGAGGCAAGGGTTCTTAGTGAGGCACAAGTTGAATATGCTTGCATTGATGCTTATGCTTCCTACAAGATTGGTTCCAAGTTACTTATGGaaaattga